A single Nicotiana tabacum cultivar K326 chromosome 5, ASM71507v2, whole genome shotgun sequence DNA region contains:
- the LOC142180688 gene encoding uncharacterized protein LOC142180688, protein MAEDSELWDIFCDGPHVPMKKLGETGPMVPKDRKEYRPDEYNRVSACDYAKEIWEALQTTHEGTTQVKQSKIDMLTTGYEFFRMKEDESTQDMHTRFTSTINELHSLGDVIPRNKLVRKILSVLPGSWESKVNAITEAKDL, encoded by the exons ATGGCTGAAGACTCAGAACTATGGGACATCTTCtgtgatggtccacatgttccTATGAAGAAGCTTGGAGAAACTGGACCAATGGTGCCGAAAGACAGAAAAGAGTACA gacctgatgagtacaacagagtCTCAGCTTGTGATtatgccaaagaaatatgggaagcatTGCAAACCACACacgaaggaactactcaggtTAAACAGTCCAAGATTGACATGCTCACCACTGGGTATGAGTTCTTCAGAATGAAGGAGGATGAGTCTACACAAGATATGCACACTAGATTTACATCCACTATAAATGAGCTTCATTCACTTGGAGATGTTATTCCCAGAAACAAACTTGTAAGGAAAATTCTCAGTGTTCTACCTGGCTCTTGGGAGAGTAAGGTGAATGCcatcactgaagctaaagatctatag